The DNA window GTACCTCACCGCACTGCTGCGCGACGGGCAGGGCAATGCCGTCACCGGTGGGCCGCTGACGCTGGTAATCGAGCGGCCCGACGGCGTCGAATTCCGCCGCCCGGTGCTGGCGGATCAAGGCGCGGGCGGGCGCAGCATGGCGGTTCCGCTCAATTCGGCCGTTCCGACCGGGACCTGGCGAGTGCGGGCATTCACCGACCCCAAGGGCGCAGCGGTCGGCGAAACCACCTTCATGGTCGAGGATTACGTCCCCGAGCGGATCGAATTCGATTTATCCAGCAAGGACAAGCACATCAAGGCTGATGTTCCGGTAGAACTGAAGGTCGAGGGCCATTTCCTTTATGGCGCGCCTGCCTCGGGCCTGCAGCTGGAAGGCGACATGCTGGTCGCGCCGGCTTCGGAGCGGGCGGGTTTTGCGGGTTACCAGTTCGGCGTCGCCGACGAAGAGACCACCAGCAACGAGCGTACGCCGATCGAAAACCTGCCCGAGGCTGATGCCAATGGCGTCGCGACCTTCCCGGTCAGCCTCGCCAAGCCGCCGACGTCGACACGCCCGCAGGAAGCCCAGATCTTCATCCGCATGGCGGAAGCCGGCGGCCGCGCGGTCGAGCGCAAACTGGTGCTGCCGGTAGCACCCGCGTCGGCCATGATCGGCGTGAAACCGCTGTTCGGCGACACCAGCGTCGCCGAAGGCGACAAGGCCGGGTTCGACGTCGTGTTCGTCGCGCCTGACGGCAAGCCATTGGCACGCGATGGCCTGCGCTACGAGTTGTTGAAGATCGAGTCCCGCTATCAATGGTATCGCCAGAATTCGTCCTGGGATTTCGAGCCGGTCAAATCCACCACGCGGGTGGCCGACGGGGATCTCACCGTCGCGGCCGACAAGCCATCGCGGATCACGCTGTCGCCGCCGCCCGGCCGCTATCGGCTCGACGTCAAATCGACCGAAGCCGACGGGCCGCTGACGTCGGTGCAGTTCGATGTCGGCTGGTATTCCGACGGCAGCGCCGATACCCCCGACCTTTTGGAAACCTCGATCGACAAGCCGGAATACCAGTCCGGCGACACCATGGTGGTGTCGGTCAACGCGCGCTCGGCCGGCAAGCTGACCATCAACGTGCTGGGCGACCGGCTGCTGACGACGCAAACCACCGACATCAAGCAGGGCACCGCGCAGGTCAAAATTCCCGTCGGCAAGGATTGGGGCACCGGCGCCTATGTGGTGGCGACGCTGCGCCGTCCGCTCGATATCGCCGCAGTTCGGATGCCGGGCCGCGCCATCGGCCTGAAATGGTTCGGCATCGACAAGAAGACCCGCACGCTGCAGGTCAACCTGTCGCCGCCGGCCCTGGTGCGTCCGGGCACCACGCTGAAGCTGCCGGTCAAGCTCGGCGGCCTCAATCCCGGCGAAGACGCCAAAATCGTCGTTGCCGCCGTCGATGTCGGCATTCTCAATCTGACCAATTACAAGCCGCCGGCGCCGGACGACTATTATCTCGGCCAGCGCCGCATGACCTCGGAAATCCGCGACCTCTATGGGCAACTGATCGACGGCATGCAGGGCACGCGCGGCCAGCTCAAGACCGGCGGCGATTCCGGCGGCGCCGAATTGCAGGGCAGCCCACCGACGCAGAAGCCGCTGGCGCTTTATTCCGGAATTGTCACGGTCGCAGCTGACGGCACGGCTGAAATCAATTTCGACATTCCGGAGTTTGCCGGCACCGCGCGCGTCATGGCGGTGGCCTGGACCGCAACCAAACTCGGCCGCGCCACAACAGATGTCACGGTGCGCGATCCCGTCGTGCTGACGGCGACGCTGCCGCGCTTCCTGCTCACTGGCGATCACGGCACCATGAGTTTCGATCTCGACAACGTCGAGGGCGCACCGGGAGACTACACCATCAACGTCACGGCCTCCGGCCCTGTGAAAGTCTCAGGCAATCCCGCCACCACGGTCAATCTCGCCGCCAGGCAGCGCACCTCGCTGGCGCTGGCGCTCGATGCCGGCGGCGCGGGCACCGCGAATCTCGACGTCGATATCAAGGGACCGAACGGGCTGACCTTGGCGCGGCACTATGCGCTCGACGTCAAGGCGGCGACCCAGATCCTCGCGCGCCGCTCGATCCGCACGCTGGCCAAGGGCGAGAGCCTGACGCTGACATCCGATATGTTTTCGGATCTGGTGCAGGGCACCGGCGGCGTCTCGCTGTCCGTTAGCCTGTCCACGGCGCTCGATGCCGCGACCATCCTGAAGGCGCTTGATCGTTACCCCAATGGCTGTTCCGAGCAGATCACCAGCCGCGCCTTGCCGCTGCTCTACGTCAACGATCTCGCTGTCGGCGCCCATCTCGCGATGGATACCGAGGTCGACCAGCGCATCAGGGACGCCATCGACCGGCTGCTGGCGCGGCAGGGCTCGAACGGATCGTTCGGGCTGTGGTCGGCCGGCGGCGATGACGCCTGGCTCGACGCCTACGTCACGGACTTTCTGACCCGCGCCCGCGAAAAGGGATTTGCGGTGCCCGACGTGCTGTTCAGAAGCGCGCTCGATCGGGTCCGCAATTCCGTCGTGAACGCCACCGAGCCCGAAAAAGACGGCGGGCGGGATCTCGCTTATGGCCTGTACGTGCTCGCCCGCAACGGCACCGCGCCGATCGGCGATCTGCGCTATCTCGCCGACACCAAGCTGAACAATCTGGCGACCCCGATCGCCAAATCGCAACTGGCGGCGGCGCTGGCGCTGGTCGGCGACCGGACGCGGGCGGAGCGGGTCTACTCGGCTGCGCTCGAAAGCCTCGCGCCGAAGCCGGTGCTGGAGTTCGGCCGGGTCGATTACGGCAGCGCCCTGCGCGACGCGGCGGCGCTGGTCTCGCTTGCCAGCGAAGGCAATGCGCCGCGGGCAACGCTGACGCAAGCCGTCGCGCGCGTCGAAACGGCGCGCGGGCTGACGCCCTACACCTCGACCCAGGAAAACGCCTGGCTGGTGCTGGCGTCGCGCGCGCTGGCAAAGGAAACCATGAGCCTCGATCTCGACGGCGCGGCGGTCAAGACCGCGCTCTATCGCAGCTACAAGGCCGCCGAGATGGCGGGCAAGCCGATCAAGATCACCAACACCGGGGAAGCCGCGGTGCAGGCGGTGGTCTCGGTGAGCGGTTCGCCGATCACGCCGGAGCCCGCGGCCTCGAACGGCTTCAAGATCGAGCGCAATTATTTCACGCTCGACGGCAAGCCGGCCGATGTGTCGAAGGCCAAACAAAACGATCGCTTCGCGGTGGTGCTGAAGATCACCGAGGCCAAGCCGGAATTCGGTCACATCATGGTATCGGACTATCTCCCGGCCGGGCTTGAGATCGACAATCCGCATCTGGTCTCGTCAGGCGACACCGGCACGCTGGACTGGATCGAGGATGGCGAGGAGCCGGAAAACACCGAATTCCGCGACGACCGCTTTACGGCGGCGATCGATCGCGCCGCCGACGCCAAAGCGGTGTTCACGGTTGCCTATGTGGTGCGCGCGGTGTCGCCCGGCAAATACGTGCTGCCGCAGGCCTATGTCGAGGACATGTACAACCCCTCGCGCTACGGCCGCACCGGCACCGGCTCAGTCGAGGTGCGCCCGGCGAAATGAACGAGACGGACCACAACAACGCTCCTGCGTCATGGCCGGGCAAAAGGCGCGAAGCGCCGTCTTCGCGCCAGATGACCCGGCCATCCACGGCTTTGGTCACGAAAAAAGAAGACGTGGATGCCCGGGACAAGCCCGGGCATGACGAGCGGAGGAAACGGCGCTTCACTCGTATCGCCGTTGTGACGTTCGCAACCATAGCCCTTGTCACGCTTGTCATCGCAACATGGGTGGTCTCGCTCGGGCCGTTGCCATTGGCGCAGGCGAGGCAAATCTCCACCACCATCGTCGACCGCAACGGCAAGCTGTTGCGGGCCTATGCGATGGCCGACGGCCGCTGGCGGCTGCCGGTCGATGCCAAAACCGGAGTCGATCCCGGCTACCTCAAGGTGCTGCTCGGCTATGAAGACAAGCGCTTCCGCTCCCACGCCGGGGTCGATCCCCTGGCGCTGGGGCGCGCCGCGCTTCAACTCATCACCCGCGGCCATATCGTCTCCGGCGGCTCGACCATCACGATGCAACTCGCCCGCTTGCTGGAGCCGCGCCGCGAACGCTCGGTCTATGCCAAGCTGCGCCAGATGGTCCGCGCCGTCGAGATCGAGCGGCAAATGACAAAAGACCAGATTCTCGATCTGTATCTGGCGTTGGCGCCGTATGGCGGCAATCTCGAGGGAATTCGTGCCGCCTCGATCGCCTATTTCGGCAAGGAGCCGAAACGATTGTCGCTGGCGGAATCGGCGCTCCTGGTGGCGTTGCCGCAGTCGCCGGAAAACCGTCGGCTCGATCGACACCCTGACATCGCGCGCATCGCGCGGGATCGCGTGCTCGACCGCATGGTCGAAGATGGTCGCGTCTCGGAGGAAGATGCACTGCAGGCGAAAGCGGTACCGGTGCCGCGGCTGCGCAAGCCGATGCCGATCCTCGCGCCGCATTCCGCCGACGCGGCGCTCGCCACCGTAAAAGACGCGCCGGTCATCACGCTGACGCTGGATTCCAGCCTTCAGAAGGTGCTCGAAGCGCTGGCGCGCGACCGCGCGGTCGCCTTGGGTCCGAATATTTCGATCGGCATCGTTGCGGTCGACAATGCCAGCGGTGATGTGCTGGCGCGGGTCGGTTCGCCCGATTATTTTGACGATCGGCGCGCCGGGCAGGTGGATATGACCCGCGCGGTGCGCTCGCCGGGGTCGACGCTGAAACCGTTCATCTATGGTCTGGCGTTCGAAGACGGTTTCGTTCATCCGGAAAGCCTGATCGACGATCGGCCGATCCGGTTCGGCTCTTACGCGCCGGAAAATTTCGACATGACCTTTCAGGGGACGGTGCCGGTGCGCAAGGCGCTGCAGCAATCCCTGAACGTGCCGGCGATCGCTTTGCTCGATCGGGTCGGCGCCAGCCGGCTGTCGTCACGGCTGAGGCAGGCCGGGGCCAATCTGGTGCTGCCGAAAGACGAGGCGCCGGGGCTTGCGATGGGCCTCGGCGGTGTTGGCGTCACCTTGCAGGATCTGGCGCAGCTTTATTCCGGGCTGGCGCGGCTCGGCACGACGCGGCCGCTGCGCGAGATCGTCGACGCAAAGGCAAAGGACGACTCGCGCGATCCCCTCCGGTTGATGGATCAGGTCGCGGCCTGGCAGGTCGGCAATGTGCTGATGGGTACCCCGCCGCCTGAAAATGCCCCGCACAACCGGATCGCCTTCAAAACCGGCACCAGCTACGGCTACCGCGATGCCTGGTCGGTCGGTTTCGACGGCCGCCTCACCATCGGGGTCTGGGTCGGGCGTCCCGACGGAGCCCCGGTGCCGGGCCTGGTCGGCCGCACTGCTGCGGCGCCGATCCTGTTCGACGCCTTCGCCCGCACCGGAAAACTTCCCGTAGCGCTGCCCAAACCGCCAAAAGGTACCCTGATGACCAGCAATGCCAAACTTCCGCTGCCGCTGCGGCGGTTTCGGCCCCTAGGGGAACTGGTCCGGACCGGCGGGGAGCAGTCGCCCCACATCCAGTTCCCGTTAAACGGCTCGCGGATCGATGTGGGCGGTGCTGGGGAACCGCAGGCGCAGGCCATGCCGGTCAAGGTCGCCGGCGGGGTGCTGCCGATGACCATGCTGGTAAACGGCGTGTCGGTCGGCGAAATCGACGGCCGCCGCCAAAGGCTGGTCGATCCGCCCGGCCCGGGCTTTGCCAGATTGACCGTAATCGACGCCACGGGTGCCGCGGACACAGTTGTCATCAGAATTCAATAGAAGCGCGCTAACCGGTTGTCGGAATAGCGGTTTCAGCGTATGCGGAACCGATGACCGAGACCTATGCCCGCCCCCGATTTGGAGAGCCCCGCGAGCCCAAGCACCGGGTAAATCCGGGCAGCAGGCTGGCCGGCGCGCTCGATTTTGTTACCGCCAGCCATATCCGCGCGGTCGCCTTCCTGATCTTCTGTGGCCTGGTGCTCTTCCTGCCGGGATTTTTCAACATTCCGCCGATCGACCGCGACGAGGCGCGCTTTGCGCAGGCGACCAAGCAGATGGTCGAGAGTGGCGATCTGGTCGATATCCGTTTCCAGGATGAGGTGCGCTACAAGAAACCGGTCGGCATCTACTGGCTGCAGTCCGCCGCGGTCGAGACCGCATCGGCCTTGGGCTTGCCGCGGGCACAGGTCAGGATCTGGCTGTACCGTGTCCCGTCGCTGATCGGTGCGATCGGAGCGGTGCTGCTGACCTACTGGACCGCGCTCGCCTTCGTGACCCGGCGTGGCGCCATTCTCGCCGGGCTCATGTTGTGCAGTTCGGTCCTGCTCGGCGCCGAGGCGCGGCTGGCGAAGACCGACGCCATGCTGCTGCTGACCGTCGTCGCCGCGATGGGAGCGCTGGCGCGGGTGTATCTGTCCTGGCAGCGCGGCGAGGATCCCGAGCATCCGCCGTGGACCTGGCCGGCGATTTTCTGGACCGCGCTGGCCGGCGGCATCCTGCTCAAGGGACCGTTGATCCTGATGTTCGTCGTGTTGACGGTTGCCACGCTGGCGATCCTCGATCGCTCGGCGACATGGCTGTGGCGGCTGCGCCCCGTGTGGGGCCTGATGTGGATGCTGGTTCTGGTGCTGCCGTGGTTTGTTGCGATCTTCTGGCGCGCCGGGGATGCGTTTTTTGCCGATTCGATCGGCGGCGACATGTTGAGCAAGCTGGCGGCCCAGGAATCCCACGGCGCGCCGCCCGGAGCCTATCTGCTGCTGTTCTGGGTGACGTTCTGGCCGGGCGCGCCGCTGGCGGGCTTGGCGGCGCCGGCAGTGTGGCGGGCGAGGCGCGAGCCCGGCGCCCAGTTCCTGCTGGCGTGGCTGCTGCCGTCCTGGATCGTGTTCGAACTGGTGCTGACCAAGCTGCCGCATTACGTGCTGCCGCTGTATCCGGCAATCGCCATCCTGACGATTGGCGCGCTGGAGCGGCGCGTGCTGTCGCGATCATGGCTGACGATGCGCGGCGCCGCCTGGTGGTTCGTGGTTCCCGCGCTGACCTCGATCGTCGCCGTAATCGGCGCTATCACGCTGACGCGTCAGCCGGTGTTTCTGGCCTGGCCGTTCGTGGCGGCCGCGCTGATCTTTGGGCTGTTCGCTTGGTGGCTGTATGACGACAATCACGCCGAACGCTCACTGCTGAACGCCGTGGTCGCGGCGATGTTTCTGGCGGCCGCCATCTACGGCGTCGTGGTGCCGGCACTGACGCCCCTGTTTCCGAGCGCCGAAATCGCGCGCGCGCTACGCAACGTCGTCTGCGTCGGGCCGAAAGCCGCCGCCGCGGGTTTTCACGAGCCAAGCCTGGTGTTCATGACCGGCACCCAGACGCTGCTGACGGACGGATCGGGCGCCGCTGATTTCCTGGGCCAGGGCAGTTGCAGGTTCGCGCTGGTGGAAGCCCGCTCGGAACGCGGTTTCGCCCAGCGCGCCGAAGCCATCGGATTGCGCTACAATGTCGCCGCCCGCATCGACGGCTATAATATTTCGCAGGGCAGGGCGATTTCGATCGCGATCTTCCGCTCCGAAGGCACGGAGTAGGATGTCCGCCCGGGCCGGCGGTTCGTCGAATTATGTCTCGCAGGTTTTCGTCCTGGTGCGGCGCTCGGCGATCCAGCTTGTGCGCCCGCCGTCACACGCGCGGCGCGCCGAGGCGGCGCGAAGACTGGCGCGGCACTCGTTGCTGATAACGGCAATTCTCGGAGCCGCAATCGTCGCGCTGATGTTTGCGGTGGACGCCAGAGAGATCGGCCTGATGCCGCCGCGCGGCACCGCCAGTCTTTGGCCGGTTCGCATTCTGACCGACTTCGGCAAGGAGGCCTATGTGCAGGGGGCGCTGGCGGGGGCGTTGCTCATCATTGTGCTTGTTTCGCCGTTTTTGCCGGAAACACGAAAATCGCCGCTACTCCGCTTTGGCGCCCGCCTGCAGTTTGTATTTTTCGCCGTGCTGGTGCCGGTTCTCGCCGGCGAGGTCGTCAAATGGATCGCCGGGCGCGGCCGGCCATTCGTCGGAGGCAAGGCCAATGCCTTCAACTTCGAGCCCTTCGCCGGAACCGAGGCCTATGCCAGCTTTCCCTCCGCCCATGCCGTCACAAGCGTCGCGCTGGCGTTCGCCGTGGCCGCGGTTTGGCCCCGGGCGCGGCCAGTGATGATCGTCTATGCGATCCTGATCGCCACGAGCCGCCTGGTTCTCCTGGCCCATCATCCCAGCGACGTGGTCGCGGGGGCGTTGATCGGTTTGATCGGCGCGATGTCGGTACGATACTGGTTCGCCGCCCGCCGTCTGGGGTTCGCTATCCGTCGCGATGGCGAGATTGTGCCCCTCGCCGGATCCTCGCTGGGGCGCTTCAAAAGGGTTGCCCGCGGGGCGTCAGCCCCATAAGAAACGGACGCCGTAAACGCTGGATGCCGCGGTTCCGGCGGCGGGCCAACTCAAACGATGAGCGTTGATTTGCCTTCTTCTGACCCAGCGGCGGTGGCCGTTTCCATCGTTGTCCCCGTACGCAACGAAGCCGAGAATGTGAGCCCGCTGATCGCCGAGATCGCGAGCGCGCTCGACGGCCGATGGAATTATGAGATCATCTACGTCAATGACGGCTCGACCGATGCGACCGCCGAACGGCTTGCAGCGGTCATGAAGCAGCGTGCCAATCTGCGCCAGATCCGTCACGCGATATCGTCCGGTCAATCGGCGGCGGTGCGCAGCGGGGTCCGCGCGGCGCGCGGCGCCATCGTGGCGACCCTCGACGGCGACGGGCAAAACAATCCGGCATTCCTGCCGAATCTGATCGCGGCGATCGAGAGCGGCGGCGAGCGCGTCGGTCTGGCCGCCGGCCAGCGCGTCGGCCGCAAGGACACCGGCTTCAAGAAGATGCAGTCGCAGATCGCCAACGGCATACGCAACGGCATTCTGCACGACGGAACCCGCGACACCGGCTGCGGCCTGAAAGCGTTCCGGCGCGAGGTTTTCCTGATGCTGCCGTATTTCGACGGGCTGCATCGCTTTCTGCCGGCGCTGGTGCGCCGGGAGGGTTACGAGATCGCCTATGTCGAGGTGATCGATCGGCCACGCCGTTCCGGGGTGTCGAATTACGGCTTCTTCGATCGGCTGTGGATTGGAATCATCGATCTCGCCGGGGTGTGGTGGCTGATCCGCCGCAAGAAACCGACGC is part of the Bradyrhizobium erythrophlei genome and encodes:
- a CDS encoding alpha-2-macroglobulin family protein, which translates into the protein MIGLVRAATLCATLALGLVTAQAADKAFKRDDLADSAIKLEAQIKSEAGPVAKSGASLRTDADAAFKRSDFRSGLQILGQIAASTPDDSANWLRLARTIFQIRPANSSEQTFLLERASTAAYIAYQRAGNPGDEADALAVLGRAMSERTLWRPALDALRLSLDMREVADVRGQYEKMRDEHGFRLLDYTVDSDSASPRACFQFSEDLAKRTDFTPFLALAGSDKPAVSSEGKQLCVDGLTHGERYNINLRAGLPSTVKETLPKSAEFNIYVRDRKPFVRFTGRAYVLPRTGQRGIPLVSVNTPSVAVDVFRIGDRNLINTVIDSDFQRSLNNYELSSLGDQRGVKVWSGELATATTLNQDVTTAFPVDQALGDLQPGVYVMTAAAKGPGSDGDGSLATQWFIVSDLGITAFSGNDGIHVFVNSLASTDAVGKAEVRLVARNNEILATRKTDESGHVLFEAGLARGEGGLSPALLTVTSDKADYAFLSLKSSAFDLSDRGVSGRAVPAGADAFVYAERGVYRSNETVYLTALLRDGQGNAVTGGPLTLVIERPDGVEFRRPVLADQGAGGRSMAVPLNSAVPTGTWRVRAFTDPKGAAVGETTFMVEDYVPERIEFDLSSKDKHIKADVPVELKVEGHFLYGAPASGLQLEGDMLVAPASERAGFAGYQFGVADEETTSNERTPIENLPEADANGVATFPVSLAKPPTSTRPQEAQIFIRMAEAGGRAVERKLVLPVAPASAMIGVKPLFGDTSVAEGDKAGFDVVFVAPDGKPLARDGLRYELLKIESRYQWYRQNSSWDFEPVKSTTRVADGDLTVAADKPSRITLSPPPGRYRLDVKSTEADGPLTSVQFDVGWYSDGSADTPDLLETSIDKPEYQSGDTMVVSVNARSAGKLTINVLGDRLLTTQTTDIKQGTAQVKIPVGKDWGTGAYVVATLRRPLDIAAVRMPGRAIGLKWFGIDKKTRTLQVNLSPPALVRPGTTLKLPVKLGGLNPGEDAKIVVAAVDVGILNLTNYKPPAPDDYYLGQRRMTSEIRDLYGQLIDGMQGTRGQLKTGGDSGGAELQGSPPTQKPLALYSGIVTVAADGTAEINFDIPEFAGTARVMAVAWTATKLGRATTDVTVRDPVVLTATLPRFLLTGDHGTMSFDLDNVEGAPGDYTINVTASGPVKVSGNPATTVNLAARQRTSLALALDAGGAGTANLDVDIKGPNGLTLARHYALDVKAATQILARRSIRTLAKGESLTLTSDMFSDLVQGTGGVSLSVSLSTALDAATILKALDRYPNGCSEQITSRALPLLYVNDLAVGAHLAMDTEVDQRIRDAIDRLLARQGSNGSFGLWSAGGDDAWLDAYVTDFLTRAREKGFAVPDVLFRSALDRVRNSVVNATEPEKDGGRDLAYGLYVLARNGTAPIGDLRYLADTKLNNLATPIAKSQLAAALALVGDRTRAERVYSAALESLAPKPVLEFGRVDYGSALRDAAALVSLASEGNAPRATLTQAVARVETARGLTPYTSTQENAWLVLASRALAKETMSLDLDGAAVKTALYRSYKAAEMAGKPIKITNTGEAAVQAVVSVSGSPITPEPAASNGFKIERNYFTLDGKPADVSKAKQNDRFAVVLKITEAKPEFGHIMVSDYLPAGLEIDNPHLVSSGDTGTLDWIEDGEEPENTEFRDDRFTAAIDRAADAKAVFTVAYVVRAVSPGKYVLPQAYVEDMYNPSRYGRTGTGSVEVRPAK
- the pbpC gene encoding penicillin-binding protein 1C translates to MNETDHNNAPASWPGKRREAPSSRQMTRPSTALVTKKEDVDARDKPGHDERRKRRFTRIAVVTFATIALVTLVIATWVVSLGPLPLAQARQISTTIVDRNGKLLRAYAMADGRWRLPVDAKTGVDPGYLKVLLGYEDKRFRSHAGVDPLALGRAALQLITRGHIVSGGSTITMQLARLLEPRRERSVYAKLRQMVRAVEIERQMTKDQILDLYLALAPYGGNLEGIRAASIAYFGKEPKRLSLAESALLVALPQSPENRRLDRHPDIARIARDRVLDRMVEDGRVSEEDALQAKAVPVPRLRKPMPILAPHSADAALATVKDAPVITLTLDSSLQKVLEALARDRAVALGPNISIGIVAVDNASGDVLARVGSPDYFDDRRAGQVDMTRAVRSPGSTLKPFIYGLAFEDGFVHPESLIDDRPIRFGSYAPENFDMTFQGTVPVRKALQQSLNVPAIALLDRVGASRLSSRLRQAGANLVLPKDEAPGLAMGLGGVGVTLQDLAQLYSGLARLGTTRPLREIVDAKAKDDSRDPLRLMDQVAAWQVGNVLMGTPPPENAPHNRIAFKTGTSYGYRDAWSVGFDGRLTIGVWVGRPDGAPVPGLVGRTAAAPILFDAFARTGKLPVALPKPPKGTLMTSNAKLPLPLRRFRPLGELVRTGGEQSPHIQFPLNGSRIDVGGAGEPQAQAMPVKVAGGVLPMTMLVNGVSVGEIDGRRQRLVDPPGPGFARLTVIDATGAADTVVIRIQ
- a CDS encoding ArnT family glycosyltransferase, giving the protein MTETYARPRFGEPREPKHRVNPGSRLAGALDFVTASHIRAVAFLIFCGLVLFLPGFFNIPPIDRDEARFAQATKQMVESGDLVDIRFQDEVRYKKPVGIYWLQSAAVETASALGLPRAQVRIWLYRVPSLIGAIGAVLLTYWTALAFVTRRGAILAGLMLCSSVLLGAEARLAKTDAMLLLTVVAAMGALARVYLSWQRGEDPEHPPWTWPAIFWTALAGGILLKGPLILMFVVLTVATLAILDRSATWLWRLRPVWGLMWMLVLVLPWFVAIFWRAGDAFFADSIGGDMLSKLAAQESHGAPPGAYLLLFWVTFWPGAPLAGLAAPAVWRARREPGAQFLLAWLLPSWIVFELVLTKLPHYVLPLYPAIAILTIGALERRVLSRSWLTMRGAAWWFVVPALTSIVAVIGAITLTRQPVFLAWPFVAAALIFGLFAWWLYDDNHAERSLLNAVVAAMFLAAAIYGVVVPALTPLFPSAEIARALRNVVCVGPKAAAAGFHEPSLVFMTGTQTLLTDGSGAADFLGQGSCRFALVEARSERGFAQRAEAIGLRYNVAARIDGYNISQGRAISIAIFRSEGTE
- a CDS encoding phosphatase PAP2 family protein, coding for MSARAGGSSNYVSQVFVLVRRSAIQLVRPPSHARRAEAARRLARHSLLITAILGAAIVALMFAVDAREIGLMPPRGTASLWPVRILTDFGKEAYVQGALAGALLIIVLVSPFLPETRKSPLLRFGARLQFVFFAVLVPVLAGEVVKWIAGRGRPFVGGKANAFNFEPFAGTEAYASFPSAHAVTSVALAFAVAAVWPRARPVMIVYAILIATSRLVLLAHHPSDVVAGALIGLIGAMSVRYWFAARRLGFAIRRDGEIVPLAGSSLGRFKRVARGASAP
- a CDS encoding glycosyltransferase family 2 protein translates to MSVDLPSSDPAAVAVSIVVPVRNEAENVSPLIAEIASALDGRWNYEIIYVNDGSTDATAERLAAVMKQRANLRQIRHAISSGQSAAVRSGVRAARGAIVATLDGDGQNNPAFLPNLIAAIESGGERVGLAAGQRVGRKDTGFKKMQSQIANGIRNGILHDGTRDTGCGLKAFRREVFLMLPYFDGLHRFLPALVRREGYEIAYVEVIDRPRRSGVSNYGFFDRLWIGIIDLAGVWWLIRRKKPTPVATEVQ